The following are from one region of the Juglans regia cultivar Chandler chromosome 10, Walnut 2.0, whole genome shotgun sequence genome:
- the LOC108986435 gene encoding UDP-glycosyltransferase 83A1-like encodes MSNKHVLVLPFPAQGHVNPLMNFSREIAKHGSKITFVSTDFRHTQMMSAMAPRKDSLLSSEIKLVSISDGLCPEDDRNYFRKLFVSILATMPTRLEELIRGINESNGDGKISCIIADGNMGWAMEVANKMGIQGAIIWPASAAYFALTTRIPNLIDDGFIDSNGTPMQRHAIQLHSGIPDVYPQNLPWNCSADQAIQKSVFDYFSRCAQALKLADWWLCNTAYELEPAAFSLLPKLLPVGPIMASDQTRNVGGQFLPEDTSCLNWLDQQPPCSVIYVAFGSFAVLDPIQFQELAFGLELTNRPFLLVVRPDSCNILNDANLNKYEGTRGKIIRWAPQPKVLSHPAIACFISHCGWNSTLDGITGGVPFLCWPYFADQVLDMKYICDVWKVGLGLESDQDGRILRGEFRKKVEELLSDESIRARSLELKEMVRSVTEEGGNSCRNFNNFINWLKKG; translated from the exons atgagcaaCAAGCATGTTCTAGTCCTACCATTTCCAGCACAGGGCCATGTGAACCCGTTAATGAATTTCTCTCGAGAAATAGCAAAACATGGCTCTAAAATCACATTTGTAAGCACAGATTTCCGCCACACGCAAATGATGAGTGCAATGGCGCCTAGGAAGGATAGCCTCCTGAGTTCAGAGATTAAATTGGTGTCTATCTCCGATGGGTTGTGTCCTGAGGATGATAGGAACTATTTCAGAAAGTTGTTTGTATCTATCTTAGCTACCATGCCTACAAGGCTTGAGGAGCTCATACGAGGTATTAATGAATCGAATGGTGATGGCAAAATCTCCTGTATCATCGCTGACGGGAATATGGGGTGGGCCATGGAAGTTGCCAACAAGATGGGCATTCAGGGAGCTATCATTTGGCCTGCGTCAGCAGCTTATTTTGCTTTGACAACCCGCATCCCTAACCTGATTGATGATGGTTTTATAGACAGTAATG GGACCCCAATGCAAAGACATGCAATTCAACTGCACTCAGGCATACCCGATGTGTACCCACAAAATCTTCCATGGAATTGTTCCGCTGATCAAGCAATTCAAAAGAGTGTATTTGATTATTTCTCAAGGTGCGCACAAGCTTTGAAATTGGCAGATTGGTGGCTTTGTAACACAGCTTACGAACTCGAGCCGGCAGCCTTTTCCTTGCTTCCAAAGCTCCTCCCAGTTGGCCCAATAATGGCAAGTGACCAAACTCGAAATGTAGGGGGGCAATTCTTACCAGAAGACACCTCTTGCCTAAACTGGCTAGATCAGCAGCCACCCTGCTCAGTTATATATGTTGCCTTCGGCAGCTTCGCAGTTTTGGACCCAATCCAATTCCAAGAACTAGCCTTTGGACTTGAGCTCACCAACAGACCTTTCCTCTTGGTGGTGCGACCAGATAGCTGTAATATTCTTAATGATGCAAATTTAAACAAATATGAAGGCACTCGTGGGAAAATTATAAGATGGGCACCCCAACCGAAGGTTTTAAGCCACCCTGCCATTGCTTGTTTTATCAGCCACTGCGGTTGGAATTCTACCTTGGATGGTATTACCGGTGGGGTTCCTTTCTTGTGCTGGCCTTACTTTGCTGATCAAGTCCTTGACATGAAGTACATCTGTGATGTGTGGAAGGTTGGCCTAGGGCTTGAATCAGATCAAGATGGAAGGATATTGCGTGGAGAATTTAGAAAGAAGGTAGAGGAATTACTTAGTGATGAAAGTATAAGAGCAAGATCTTTAGAGCTAAAGGAAATGGTGAGGAGTGTTACGGAAGAAGGTGGAAACTCCTGTAGGAACTTCAACAACTTCATCAACTGGCTGAAAAAGGGGTAA
- the LOC108986444 gene encoding uncharacterized protein LOC108986444, producing MPGNGVEDRIHKLYGPDNSYLDQHQSQAVEDSWPGFNCNPWVGKWRQIGVAPSCDVKSFNNKKLDSVKRHGGESLSVSFNQNREYSNIYSRSQQLSSNEDMLGCHKFLARQRQSEVLGENTVYDPQAITSRCLSFLIPQQENVSGDSPTLTTNSERSEITEASIDFDLVGGKQQLVRGQQLHTPHTHLMQSGYNEMQLLQQHVVFKQLQELQRQQQLQHFGDSRQQNSANQISAMTKQAAGDQISPVINGTPVNDASHMLMNWMQQGPSPTVQGVSSRVVVSQDQGQALHSMGLASQQLDVSLYGTPIASARGSMSEYSHLHGMSHDSTNLLTKVSVQAQKPITQSSSFSNPLVGDQVTVSSEQVCFPQEGFISKQRLQGNNMFGQIPVQGLNSTVVSSNLQLGNTLQKNASPTEFNGRPERAGWSGTLQQKNMQLGPSQGLVPLDPMEEKILYNLDDNIWDTSFGGHIDMGTGGFGITLDPTDHSSAFPAIQSGSWSALMQSAVAETSSSDTGLQEEWSGLTFQNSELSTDNQPSNAMDSEKQQSSWLDSNLLSTASLSSRHFPAFNESSVSSSFPGFHQPGVQFSIEQRDTLHQDDSHESIRKSPKNSGEWIDCGHKQKPSIEGCRPVQPLVSLDGAWTGQIFEHPESDSHRQRNASINNVSQPCSELKGDINEATYQGRSFDDCLRESDNNSVASYFSRPARGLEPVHSGMDGTLPSRENSQIFNFAAVPNSSPSKAFRETGQHNQLDYVKSADISRNKENQSMAKNQHQMSNGSYVLHNYLEKGGGTDGMQQKCYQNDNSYENYGSKGFSGQEQEHVGQLKFINNVHSSALTLDKGHLPDYQGNSKASEIASRGDLDPSTTFRKSIHPHFEKVTAPTSENMLELLHKVDQSEENSSIPHFGSRACDSLVSETETPDGSVAHLYNQSADCQGFAMKLAPASQQLSSMNPFISSQDMPEVECNLSFRQAYSEIEKNQTRLAYPSVQSCSSSRESSQRSHWDNKFRISGQTSIPSSLYMPGVAAFTSSPPCIRNQLQMQDMPNAPLACSSSQATLAGTVSRYPPFDLAPSQPPVMSGMHQQGSFSERPHNVWTNVPVQQCPVVESLKVPAMDPSTNRWETSLVSPGINDQNSVKVGYGSSEFGTSPRNSQVFEHGAGQQEGGRSQIQKSSETHDASQTHSLDAFASGSLLAHSLQLDLDRIQHEDNNAPYPSERIIGTIGHSLKLSHVSHPNYSLLPQVQEMKNVDTAPSRRVSDVEHVAATDAPQLTYEENSKFRNQLDTGLASASRFNTSLSGDTKMQSFVTEARENFGIKASSQPALLDRPQAMVTTGQNDFLSQSTSSNVLSNHAGHPQINLRMAPSLFKQYEAFSHGQMPLLYDGRHAKTAAGQFSLWKPSQNLDIFSSGGRIDAADASESLSAPYSLPSDGTNQCMAIARPKKRKAATSGLLPWCKEVTQGSQRVQNISAAEHDWAKATNRLIEKVEDEAELVEDRLSMFQSKKRLIMTSQLMQQLFCPAPMSILSSRAVSQYDTLAYSVAKLSLGDACSLTSCTISRFLHVPLNNNTLISEKLKAFEGVDDQSFSEVVKDYSNRAKKLEIDLLRLDKVASILDVRVECQELEKFSVINRFAKFHIRQADSSGNSSSSSTVTPAPKPNPQRYVIAHPIPRNLPEEGLQCFSL from the exons ATGCCTGGTAACGGAGTTGAAGATAGGATCCACAAGTTATATGGGCCAGATAACTCTTACCTAGACCAGCACCAATCTCAAGCTGTCGAGGATAGTTGGCCTGGGTTTAACTGCAATCCATGGGTTGGGAAATGGAGGCAGATTGGGGTAGCTCCAAGTTGTGATGTAAAAAgcttcaacaataaaaaattag ATTCTGTGAAAAGGCATGGTGGTGAATCTTTGAGTGTGTCCTTTAACCAAAACCGTGAGTATTCCAACATTTACTCCAGAAGCCAACAGCTGAGTTCAAATGAAGATATGCTTGGATGCCACAAATTCCTGGCAAGGCAAAGACAATCAGAGGTTTTGGGTGAAAATACAGTTTATGATCCACAGGCTATAACTTCAAGATGTCTTTCCTTCCTTATTCCACAGCAGGAAAATGTGTCTGGGGATAGTCCCACCCTAACAACGAATTCGGAAAGGTCGGAAATTACCGAAGCTTCCATCGACTTTGACTTAGTTGGAGGGAAACAGCAGCTTGTTAGGGGCCAACAACTACATACTCCACACACTCACCTAATGCAGTCCGGGTACAATGAAATGCAGTTGCTGCAGCAGCATGTTGTGTTCAAGCAGCTACAAGAACTTCAGAGGCAGCAACAACTTCAGCACTTTGGTGATTCTAGGCAGCAGAATTCTGCAAACCAGATTTCTGCAATGACTAAACAGGCTGCTGGGGATCAGATTTCACCTGTCATCAATGGAACTCCTGTTAATGATGCATCACACATGCTTATGAACTGGATGCAGCAAGGTCCCTCTCCCACTGTGCAAGGTGTATCTAGCAGAGTCGTAGTTTCACAAGATCAAGGTCAGGCTTTGCATTCCATGGGTCTGGCTTCTCAACAGCTTGATGTATCCTTATACGGCACTCCTATTGCTAGTGCAAGAGGTAGTATGAGTGAATATTCCCATCTCCACGGGATGTCTCATGATTCTACAAATTTGTTGACTAAGGTTAGTGTTCAGGCACAGAAGCCTATTACACAATCATCAAGCTTCAGTAACCCCCTTGTAGGTGATCAGGTTACTGTTTCTTCAGAGCAGGTTTGCTTTCCCCAAGAAGGTTTCATATCCAAACAAAGACTTCAGGGAAACAATATGTTTGGACAGATTCCTGTTCAGGGGTTGAATAGTACTGTTGTTTCGAGCAATCTCCAACTGGGGAATACTCTGCAAAAGAATGCATCACCAACGGAATTTAATGGGAGGCCAGAGCGAGCTGGTTGGTCTGGAACCTTGCAGCAGAAAAATATGCAGCTTGGCCCTTCTCAGGGTTTGGTTCCTCTAGATCCGATGGAAGAGAAGATTTTGTACAATCTGGATGATAACATCTGGGACACTTCTTTTGGCGGGCACATTGACATGGGCACTGGAGGCTTTGGAATTACACTGGACCCAACAGACCATTCGAGTGCATTTCCTGCTATTCAAAGTGGAAGCTGGAGTGCTCTTATGCAATCTGCAGTTGCAGAAACTTCTAGTAGTGATACTGGGCTACAGGAAGAGTGGAGTGGCTTAACTTTTCAGAACTCAGAACTCTCAACTGATAATCAGCCTTCAAATGCTATGGATAGTGAAAAGCAACAATCAAGTTGGCTCGATAGCAACCTACTGAGTACTGCCTCCTTAAGTTCAAGACATTTTCCTGCGTTTAATGAGTCTAGTGTGAGCTCTAGCTTCCCTGGCTTTCATCAACCAGGCGTCCAGTTCTCAATTGAGCAGAGAGATACACTGCACCAGGATGATTCTCATGAATCAATTCGGAAGTCTCCCAAAAACAGTGGTGAGTGGATTGATTGTGGCCATAAACAAAAACCATCCATTGAAGGATGTCGACCAGTTCAACCACTTGTGTCATTGGACGGTGCATGGACTGGTCAGATTTTTGAGCACCCAGAAAGCGATTCCCATCGGCAAAGAAATGCCTCAATTAACAATGTTAGCCAACCATGCAGTGAACTAAAAG GTGATATCAATGAAGCTACATACCAGGGGAGGAGTTTTGATGATTGTCTGCGGGAGAGCGATAATAATTCTGTTGCAAGTTATTTTTCTAGACCAGCTAGAGGATTGGAGCCAGTACACTCTGGCATGGATGGTACTCTGCCCAGCAGagaaaattcacaaatttttaactttgctGCTGTGCCAAATTCAAGCCCTTCCAAGGCCTTTCGAGAAACCGGTCAACATAATCAGCTTGATTATGTTAAGAGTGCTGATATATCTAGGAACAAGGAAAATCAGAGCATGGCTAAAAACCAGCATCAGATGAGTAATGGTTCTTATGTTTTGCATAACTATCTTGAGAAAGGAGGTGGAACAGATGGGATGCAGCAGAAATGCTACCAAAACGACAACTCTTATGAAAACTATGGCTCAAAAGGATTTAGTGGGCAAGAGCAAGAACATGTTGGACAGctcaaattcattaataatgtTCATAGCAGTGCCTTGACCTTGGATAAG GGACATTTACCGGATTATCAAGGAAACTCAAAAGCTTCAGAGATAGCTTCTAGAGGTGACCTTGATCCATCTACTACCTTTCGCAAATCCATTCATCCCCATTTTGAAAAGGTTACCGCTCCAACAAG TGAAAATATGCTTGAGCTTCTTCATAAGGTTGACCAATCTGAGGAGAACAGCAGTATACCTCATTTTGGCTCTAGAGCCTGTGATTCATTGGTGTCTGAGACAGAGACTCCTGATGGATCTGTTGCTCATTTGTATAATCAGTCAGCTGATTGTCAAGGTTTCGCCATGAAACTGGCTCCTGCATCTCAACAGCTGTCCAGTATGAAccctttcatttcatcacagGATATGCCAGAAGTAGAATGTAATCTAAGTTTCAGGCAAGCCTATTCTGAGATAGAGAAGAACCAGACCCGGTTAGCTTACCCATCTGTTCAGTCATGTTCTTCATCGCGCGAATCATCTCAAAGATCACATTGGgataataaatttagaatttcagGACAGACGAGCATCCCCTCGTCTTTATATATGCCTGGGGTTGCAGCTTTTACATCAAGTCCTCCATGTATAAGAAATCAGCTTCAAATGCAGGACATGCCAAATGCACCTCTGGCATGTTCATCTTCACAGGCAACATTGGCTGGTACAGTTAGCAGATACCCACCGTTTGACCTTGCTCCGTCTCAGCCTCCTGTTATGTCAGGCATGCATCAGCAGGGTTCATTTTCAGAGAGACCGCACAACGTATGGACAAATGTACCAGTTCAGCAATGTCCTGTTGTAGAATCTCTTAAGGTTCCGGCTATGGATCCGTCAACAAATCGCTGGGAAACTTCACTGGTGTCACCAGGGATAAATGACCAAAATTCCGTGAAAGTTGGATATGGATCATCAGAATTTGGCACATCTCCAAGGAATTCACAAGTATTTGAACATGGGGCAGGTCAGCAAGAGGGAGGGAGATCTCAGATACAAAAATCATCTGAGACACATGATGCTTCACAGACTCATAGTTTAGATGCTTTTGCCTCGGGCTCATTGTTGGCTCATTCACTCCAGCTGGACCTCGATAGAATACAGCATGAAGACAACAATGCTCCTTATCCCTCCGAAAGAATTATTGGAACCATTGGTCATTCTCTAAAACTATCACATGTTTCTCATCCTAATTACTCCCTACTGCCCCAAGTGCAGGAAATGAAGAATGTGGATACTGCTCCAAGTAGGAGAGTTTCGGATGTTGAGCATGTGGCTGCCACTGATGCACCACAGCTAACATATGAAGAGAATTCCAAGTTCAGAAACCAATTGGATACTGGACTGGCGTCAGCATCCCGATTCAACACATCACTATCTGGGGACACTAAAATGCAAAGTTTCGTGACAGAAGCAAGAGAAAACTTTGGCATAAAAGCTTCATCACAGCCTGCTCTTCTAGATAGGCCTCAAGCGATGGTCACGACTGgtcaaaatgattttttgagtcAATCTACTAGCAGTAACGTGTTATCAAATCATGCAGGGCATCCCCAGATTAATTTGCGCATGGCACCCTCATTGTTTAAACAGTATGAGGCTTTCAGTCATGGGCAGATGCCACTGTTGTATGATGGAAGACATGCAAAGACTGCTGCAGGACAGTTCTCTCTCTGGAAGCCTTCCCAGAATTTGGATATATTTTCTTCTGGGGGACGAATAGATGCTGCTGATGCCAGTGAATCTCTTTCAGCCCCTTATTCATTGCCTTCGGATGGTACCAATCAATGCATGGCGATTGCGAGACCAAAAAAACGGAAAGCTGCAACATCTGGTCTTCTACCATGGTGCAAAGAAGTAACACAAGGTTCTCAAAGGGTTCAAAATATCAG TGCTGCAGAACATGACTGGGCAAAAGCCACAAATCGATTGATTGAGAAG GTGGAAGATGAGGCTGAATTGGTTGAAGATCGGCTGTCAATGTTTCAATCGAAGAAAAGGCTTATCATGACATCACAGCTTATGCAGCAATTGTTTTGCCCTGCACCAATGTCCATTCTCTCATCAAGGGCTGTTTCGCAATATGATACTCTGGCATACTCTGTTGCCAAATTATCACTAGGAGATGCATGTAGCCTGACCTCTTGCACAATTAGTCGTTTTTTGCATGTACCGCTGAATAACAACACCTT GATTTCAGAAAAGCTCAAAGCTTTTGAGGGTGTTGATGACCAGTCCTTTTCAGAAGTTGTAAAAGACTACAGCAATAGAGCAAAGAAGTTGGAAATTGACTTACTCAG ATTGGACAAGGTAGCATCCATTTTAGACGTAAGAGTGGAATGCCAGGAGTTGGAAAAGTTTTCTGTCATTAACCGCTTTGCCAAATTCCACATCCGGCAAGCAGATTCCTCTGGAAACTCTTCTTCCTCCAGTACTGTTACCCCTGCACCAAAACCCAATCCCCAGAGATATGTCATTGCACATCCAATACCTAGGAATCTACCGGAGGAGGGGTTACAATGTTTTTCACTGTGA
- the LOC108986436 gene encoding UDP-glycosyltransferase 83A1-like: protein MGRGRILALPYPAQGHVSPMMAFCRVLEKHGFKITFVNTDFNHKRIVRAGVGKDSLSMGSNNINFVSIPDGLDPEDERNELEFPKLCQSMLLTMPAKLEELVRGINSNAAAASGGRGGLAGGTDDDDDDKITCFITEFGMSWALEVADKMGIKGAAYYPMCTTFCNATSFFAPNKELEAFLNSDGIKGCGTDQLPEEVQKILSLPTGDLDTLKIIFEYSARNLKAMEKTEWWLCNSAYELEPDEFAKVPRLLPIGPNLAEISGSSRAQFFQEDSSCLEWLDQQPPCSVIYVAFGSVATFEPTQFQELALGLDLTNRPFLWVVRPNIINSSSCAFPDEFKGTRGKIVTWAPQPRVLNHPSIACFLSHCGWNSTIEGLSSAVPFLCWPFFADQITNKMCICDVWKVGVGFDPDDNHGIIRRSEIKKKVDLLFGDDNIRARSSQLRDTVLSTTAEGGRSSKNLNKFINWLRE from the exons ATGGGAAGGGGACGAATTCTAGCTCTCCCATATCCTGCACAAGGACATGTGAGCCCTATGATGGCCTTTTGTCGTGTACTAGAAAAACATggtttcaaaatcacatttgTGAACACAGACTTCAACCACAAGCGTATCGTGAGAGCCGGGGTTGGGAAGGATAGCCTAAGCATGGgttcgaacaacattaattTTGTGTCAATCCCAGATGGATTGGATCCTGAGGACGAGAGAAACGAACTTGAATTCCCCAAGTTGTGTCAATCCATGTTACTTACCATGCCTGCAAAGCTTGAGGAGCTCGTACGAGGCATTAATAGTAATGCTGCTGCTGCATCAGGTGGTCGTGGAGGATTAGCAGGTGGtactgatgatgatgacgatgacaAGATTACTTGTTTCATTACCGAGTTTGGTATGTCGTGGGCATTGGAAGTCGCCGATAAGATGGGGATTAAAGGAGCTGCCTATTATCCTATGTGCACCACTTTTTGTAATGCAACGTCATTTTTTGCACCAAACAAGGAACTGGAGGCCTTTCTAAACTCCGAtg GAATCAAAGGATGCGGGACTGATCAATTGCCGGAAGAGGTGCAAAAGATACTGAGTCTCCCAACAGGCGATTTAGACACACTGAAGATCATATTTGAATATTCGGCACGAAACCTTAAAGCCATGGAAAAGACGGAGTGGTGGCTTTGTAATTCAGCATATGAACTGGAGCCGGATGAGTTTGCTAAGGTTCCAAGACTACTACCAATCGGCCCAAATCTGGCAGAGATCAGTGGGAGCTCGAGGGCACAGTTCTTCCAAGAAGACTCCTCTTGCCTAGAATGGCTCGACCAGCAGCCACCCTGCTCAGTCATATACGTTGCTTTTGGCAGCGTCGCAACTTTTGAACCAACCCAATTCCAAGAGCTAGCTCTCGGACTTGACCTCACCAACAGGCCTTTCCTTTGGGTGGTGCGTCCAAATATCATCAATAGCTCAAGCTGTGCATTTCCAGATGAATTCAAAGGCACTCGTGGGAAGATTGTAACTTGGGCACCTCAACCAAGAGTCTTGAATCACCCCTCCATCGCCTGTTTTCTAAGCCATTGTGGTTGGAATTCCACCATAGAAGGTTTATCAAGTGCTGTGCCTTTTTTGTGCTGGCCCTTCTTTGCTGACCAGATCACTAACAAGATGTGCATTTGCGATGTGTGGAAGGTTGGAGTAGGATTTGACCCTGATGATAATCATGGAATCATTCGGCGCAGTGAAATTAAGAAGAAGGTTGATCTACTGTTCGGCGATGATAACATTAGGGCAAGATCTTCACAGCTTAGGGACACCGTCCTGAGCACTACTGCGGAAGGTGGTCGGTCCTCCAAGAATCTCAACAAATTCATCAATTGGCTCAGGGAATAA